CGGACCAGGGCCCGATGTGCGGCGCGCAGCCGCGAGACTAGCGTTCGGTACGTGCCGAACACGAGCCCCGTAACCCCCAGTCCCGTACATCCCGGTCCCGTACACCCGAGCCCGCCGCACCCTGCCACCCCTCATCCTGAGGGGGTGAGCAACGACGAGTTCCGGGCCGCCATGTCCCGGCTGGCGGCGGGCGTGTGCCTGATCACCGCCCAGGAGCCGCCCCTGGACGCCGACGGACGCGGCGAGGACGTCGGCATGACGGCCACCGCCTTCATGTCGGTGTCCCTGGACCCGCCGCTGGTCCTGGTGAGCGTGCGCGAGGGCTCGCGGATGGACGACCTGCTCGCGGAGCAGCCGCTGTGGGCGGTCTCCCTCCTCGCGGACAGCCAGGTCCAGGTCGCGGGCCGCTTCGCGATGAAGGGCC
The Streptomyces sp. NBC_00091 genome window above contains:
- a CDS encoding flavin reductase family protein encodes the protein MSRLAAGVCLITAQEPPLDADGRGEDVGMTATAFMSVSLDPPLVLVSVREGSRMDDLLAEQPLWAVSLLADSQVQVAGRFAMKGRISDRLLFEGLPYVRGPVSGAPLMSGALATLECRTESRVTAGDHTLVVGRVLSAALPAAEAPPLTYFRGRYRHLAP